A segment of the Mangrovimonas sp. YM274 genome:
CTGTCGTCTTATATGATTTGGGCCTATCTATCAGATTTACTTAATATCATTCAGTTTTCGGCCTTTGTAAAACGCTTTATCCTTTACAGCGGACTTTTCGTTTTCGCAAATTTTGTCATGTCCCTTTGGATGATCCGAAACAGTATTAAAAAAAGCTTTTAAATATGTATCTTTGCGGCTTAATTTAGAAAATCAAGCAGATGAAACTCAGCGATGTCCCTAAGATAAAACACACCAGTTCAAACAATTTCTTTTTGTTGGCTGGCCCCTGTGCCATTGAAGGCGAAGATATGGCAATGCGCATTGCCGAAAAAGTAGTTGACATAACCAATAAACTGGAAATTCCTTACGTATTCAAAGGGAGCTTTAAAAAAGCCAACAGAAGTAGAATTGATAGTTTCACGGGTATTGGAGATGAAAAAGCGCTTAAGATTTTACAAAAAGTTTCCAAAGAATTTGACATCCCAACGGTAACCGACATTCACGAGATTTCAGATGCAGCCAAGGCTGCTGAATATGTAGACGTACTTCAAATCCCTGCCTTTTTGGTAAGACAAACGGATTTGGTTGTAGCTGCTGCTGAAACCGGTAAGGTAGTTAACCTTAAAAAAGGACAGTTTATGAGTCCTGAAGCTATGAAACATGCGGTGCAAAAAGTTAAGGATTCGGGAAGTGACAAAGCTTGGATAACCGACCGAGGTACCATGTTTGGTTACCAAGACATGATTGTAGATTTTAGAGGCATCCCTACCATGAAGCAGTATGCCCCTGTAGTATTGGACGTGACTCATTCCCTCCAACAGCCTAACCAAACAGCAGGTGTAACAGGTGGAAGACCCGATATGATTGAAACCATTGCCCGCGCTGGAGTTGTAAATAACGTTGATGGATTATTTATTGAAACCCATTTTGACCCGGCTAATGCTAAAAGCGACGGCGCCAATATGTTGCATTTGGACAATCTGGAAAACCTTCTTACAAACCTTGTAGCAATCAGAAAAACTATAAACTCACTATAATAGCCTCAATTAATGAGAATACTTACAATTCCTTCATTATTGGGGGTACTTGTTGCTTTGTGCTCTACAGCAGCGCAATCACAAACTACAGACACTATTAAATACACAGCTTCCCATAAAGGGAAGCTCTTTTTTAGTTGGGGTGGCAACAGAGAAGTCTATTCGAAATCGGACATCCGCTTCAAAGGTGAAAACTATGATTTCACTATCAAAGATGCTACGGCACATGATAAGCCAAAAGGTTGGCATATTGATTATATCAACCCTACCCGAATTACCATTCCGCAAACAAATGCCAAATTAGGGTATTTTGTTTCCGACCATTACTATGTAGCCATTGGGGTGGACCATATGAAATATGTAATGGATCGTGACAGAACTAGAACAGTTAATGGATATATCGATTTACCTACTTCCGAAGAAGGTTCTCAATACAATGGCGTTTATGATAATGAAGAGTTTTTGGTTTCTGCCGATTTTTTAAAATTTGAACATACCAACGGATTGAATTATGTATATGTGGAAGTTGGTAGATCTGATGATATTTCATCTATTTTTCACCTTCCAAATACCGATAAATTCCAAATCAACTTGATGGAAGGTATTGGAGGCGGTCTACTTTTCCCTAAAACCAATACTACTTTACTCAATAAAGACCGCTATGATGAATTTCATGTGTCAGGTTATGGGCTCTCTGTAAATGCAGGTATTAACTTTACGTTTTTTAAATACTTTTTTATTCAAACAGACGTAAAAGGCGGCTACATTAATATGCCCGATATTAGAACCACCAGCAATGTAAAGGAAAGTGCCTCTCAACATTTCTTCTTTTTACAGAACATTATAGCCATTGGTGGGATTTTCAGAGTGTAACTTCTGAACCTCCCATCTCTACTTTATTCATTTGCTAGAATTGTTATAATTTTGTGGTTCCAAATCCAAACAAAAGGTCATGATTCAAATAAGAGAAGCAACCAAAGAGGACATCCCATTTATTACAGCTCTATTCAGAGACACCATTCAGAATATTAACAGGAAGGACTATTCTGAAAAACAGATAGAAATTTGGGCTTCTGGTGCCAATGATATTGAAAAATGGGAAGAACGGATTGATTCTCTTTATTTTATTGTAGCCGAACTTGATGATACCATCACAGGCTTTGCCTACCTTAAAAATGGCAATTATCTGGACGGCCTTTTTGTTCACAAGGATTACCAGCGCCAAGGTATTGCCTCTAAACTTTTAAGAGTTATGGAGTCTTATGCCATTGGAGAAGGCTTTGAAGAGATGCGCTCTGATGTAAGCAAAACAGCACTCCCCTTTTTTGAAAACCATTATTTTGATGTCATCAAAAAACAGAAGAAACCTTTTAAAGGCATCGTGTTCCAAAACTATTTGGTGAGTAAAGCTTTATAAGCTTTTGATCATTGATCTCTACTTAGATCCTTTACGATAATCTTTCAGTTCTTAAACCCCTAGATTTTTTTTCAAAAAAACATAGTTCAAAATTAAAATAAATTTACTTACTTTGTTTTTCAAAGTACTTTTATATGGAATCAAAAGATTATCTAAAAGACATTACCGAAATTAAAAACCTAATGAACAAATCCTCGCGATTTATTTCATTAAGTGGCCTCTCCGGAATTCTCGCTGGTATTTACGCCCTAATTGGAGCCAGTGTTGCCTATTGGCTCGTTGCCAATTCCGATAGGGAATATCTAATATTAGATGGGATGATTTTTAAATTGGTGATGTTAGATCTGTTTTTGATTGCCTTTTTAAGCGCAGTTACAGGCGTGATCCTAACCACCAGAAAGGCTAAAAAAGCTGGTGAAAAAATATGGGATGGCGCTTCCAAAAGATTGGTCATAAATTTTTTGATTCCTCTAGTTGTAGGCGGTATCTACATCTTGATAATTTTGGGTCAACAAAAATATGGTCAAACTGGTGCTCTAATGCTTATTTTTTATGGACTGGCATTAATCAATGCTTCTAAATATAGTATAGGAGATATTCGCTATTTAGGTTTCGCCGAACTAATTTTAGGCTTAATTTGCGCCCTATATCCTGGTTATGGTTTTTGGTTGTGGGTCATTGGCTTTGGCCTTATGCACATCATTTATGGTACTTGGATGCATTTTAAATATGACAGAGCATAGGTTTTGAGCATTATCAACAACATAAATAAAGTCTTTGACCATAGAATTAGGCTGGGCATTATGTCCATTTTAATGGTCAACGAATACGCCGATTTCAATACCTTAAAAGAACTTCTCGGTGCTACGGACGGGAATCTTGCCAGCCATACTAAGGCCCTGGAAAAGTCAGAATATATAAAAGTGGAAAAGCAATTTATAGGAAGAAAACCCAATACCCGCTATTCGGTGACAAAACTTGGCAGAGCCGAATTTCAAAAGCACATCGAAGCCCTTGAAAAATTGATCAATAAACAATAACATATTTTTTTATCAACTTACTTTGAATTTCAAAGTACTTTAAATACTTAACCATGGAACAACTACAAAAACCTCAACCGAACAAATTTGGCAACTGGCTAAAAACCTCCATTACAGCACGAATGCTCATGGTAGGCTTCTTGGTATTGATTTTATTGATTCCCCTTTCATTTATTGAAAGCCTCATTTTTGAACGTTCCATGCGACAACAGGATGTGGTCAACGAAATCAATGACAAATGGGGAAACCACGTGATGATTTACGGCCCTATTTTAAAACTCCCCTACAAAACCTATTCGGAAACAAAAACCTTCAACGAACAAACAAAAACCTATTTTACCGAAACGACTTCAGAAATAAAATATGCTTATATCTTTCCTGAATCGCTATCGTCTGATGTAGATGTCGATTCAAAATCTTTGAAACGAAACAATTATGAATCGGCAGTTTACACCGCTAACATGGATTTCAACGGGAATTTTCCAATCCCCAACCTTAAAATAAAAGACATCAAGGATGAGGATATCTTGTGGAACAAAGCCACAATTCTTATTAAAACGTCCAATCTAAAAGGCATAAAGAATGAAATGTCCTTAAAATTGAAGGACAGCACCTATTCTTTCGAAACCAACTTTAAATCCAATTCTAGAAATAACACGCAACTGGATGAATTGGAATCTGGATTTTTAAAAGAAACGGATGTCCCAAAATCTGCCAACACCAATTTCAGTTTCCACATGACCTTTAACGGAAGCCAGAACATTCAGCTCATTCCTATAGGAAAAACAACCACCATGCATATGACTTCCAATTGGGCGAACCCAAGTTTTATTGGCAATTTTCTTCCCAACGACGAAACAAAAACAATTACTGACGAAGGTTTTGAAGCCGATTGGAAAATCCTGCATATTAACAGGGCCTTTTCTCAGCAATACTTAAAAAACATACCAGATTTACAGGAGTTTGCCTTCGGCACCAAGTTTATCGTCATGGTAGACGAATACCAAAAAAGTGAGCGCTCTGCCAAATATGGCTTCCTTGTCATCGGGTTAACCTTCCTCATTTTCTTCCTCATACAAACCATGAGTAACATCCATATCCACCCATTTCAATATTTAATGATTGGTTTGGCACTCACCATGTTTTACACTTTGCTCGTTTCCATTTCGGAACACAGTAATTTCCTAAAAGCTTATTTGGTAGCAGGTATTTCGGTGGTAACACTTATAACACTGTACTCCAAATCCATACTCAAAACCTTTAAGTTCCCAATTTTTATTGGATTGAGCCTTACTGCGCTTTACACCTTCATCTACGTCATTATTCAATTGGAAAACTATGCACTTTTGGTTGGCAGTATTGGACTGTTCATCATTTTGGCAACCGTCATGTTTGTATCCAGAAAAATTGATTGGAATAACGGATAGTCCAGCAACTAAAACACTCCTATTCTGAATTTCAGAATAGGAGTTAAAATCTAAAAAAACTATGATACAGCAAACCATTTCAACGGCAAAATATTACACCTTGGTAAATCTTATAATTTGTTCTATTTTATTTGGTCTTTTTAATTTAACTAACCTTGCTAGTATTCTATTATTAAAACTGTCCATACTATTCATGGTGGCAACCTTAGCAATCAACAGTTTTGTAATTATTCATTTGGTAGGGTTGGCATTTGTTCATTTAAAAGAACGTCGCAAACTCATTAACACTTGCGGACTTGTACTTTTAAACATACCTTTTGGTATGCTATGCACCTATTTTACAGCATATACTATTTTCCCACCTAAAGGATAACTCATGATTTTAAATTTCAACCTCAAATATTTTATTGGTTTCATTACCCTTTTAGCTATTGAAACCCTCATCGCCACCTACCTCAGCACTGGCTTCATCCGCCATACCTTTGGAGATTTTTTGGTGGTGATCCTCCTGTACTGTTTAGTTAGAAGTTTTACAAAGCTAGCCATCTTTCCAACAGCCATATTGGTATTAGCAGTTTCCTATATCATTGAAATATTGCAAGCCTTCCACTTGTTGAAATTGCTAAACTTGGAACACAGTACATTCGCCAAATTAATCCTTGGCAACACTTTTAATTATACCGATCTCATGGCCTATTCCCTAGGCATTATTACCGTAATAATTGTTGAATTTAAATTGCTCACCAATGAATAATATTAAATACTTGCTGTTTTCCCGATTCAAGATTATGGTGCTGCCCATAGTGGCAGCCACTTTGAGCATAATCCTCCTCATGGTCCGGATGAAACTCACCTACTCCTTTTACTTTCTGTTTTTGGTCTGGAATCTATTTTTAGCGATAGTGCCCTTTGCGATTTCCACCTATATGAGGAGTCTGAATCAACTCAAAAAATTTGGCACACTTATAGGATTTGGCATTTGGTTACTCTTCGTCCCCAATGCCCCATATATCATCACGGATTTGTTTCACCTCAAGAATAGCAGTCATGACATTTTGTGGTTGGATGTATTGGTAGTAAGCTCTTTTGCGTTAACGGGAGTACTCCTGTTTTTCCTTTCCTTATTGGATATAGAATTGATTATGAAACGTTATTGGCAAAGCAAGACCATTTCCATCCTAATGTTGCCACTATTCTTTGTCATAAGTTTCGGAATGTACTTAGGTCGCTATTTACGTTTCAATTCTTGGGAAGTCTTACAACATCCCCTTACCATTTTCAATGATATTTGGAGTATTCTTATACAACCAAATCAACACCTCAGCGCATGGACCTTTACCATTAGCTTCGGTATCTTTTTAGGAATAGGTTATTGGCTTTTCAAAAGCATCCGAAATGCCAATTAATCGGCTCTGTTTTTCTCTTGGATATTTCTAACAATAGAGGTGGCTAATTTTCTAGGCATGATACGTGGAAGTGTTGCCAAAAACTTATTGAATCCACCAGGAATGGCCACAGATTTCCCTTTATTCATCGCTTTATAACCATAGGCAGCAACGTCCTTAGCCGTTGCCATATTAAAGGTGATTTTATTTTCGGAAGTTCCTTCCGAAACTACTTGTTGAAAGGACGTTTTTGTGGGACCAGGACAAAGTGCCGTAACCGTCACCCCTGTGCCTTTGAGTTCATTGGCAATGGCCTCTGAAAAAGATAAAATATAACCTTTAGTAGCATAATATAATGACATTAAAGGCCCTGGTTGAAAACCTGCTAAAGAAGATAGGTTTAAAATCTTCCCTGATCCTCGAGCCACCATACCTTTTAGTATAAGTTTGGTTAAATGCGTGGTGGTAACCACATGAAGGTTCAACATTTTGGCTTCACGGTCCCAATCGGTCGTGGCAAAAGTGCCGAACAATCCAAAACCGGCATTGTTTACCAGCACATCTATTGCAGTATCTCCCAGTTCAGCAACAATTTCTTCAGAGATATTGACTTGGCTCAAATCCTTCAGCATCACGCGGACATTGGCATTGTACTTCTTTTCCAAAGTCTCTTTTGCTTGTTTTAAATTATCTGCATTGATATCTACCAACACCAAATTATATGTATCCTTTGCAAACAGCAATGCCAATTCATATCCCAATCCTGAAGCCCCGCCTGTTATCAATACCGTTTTAGCCATAACTTATAGTTCAATTCAAAAAATAAAGAGCCTCAAAACTACCTAATTTACCAAAACATCCTATAGAAACACTTAAAGTTTTTTAAAATTTTCAATTTGAACTCGGTAACCTATTCAAAATTACTTTTAAACCTAAATCCTAAAAATTCCATTATTTTCATTGAACAAAAAAACAGAAAATTGACTTTTTAATCTAATTCCAATTTAACTACTTTTACAAGCTTACTTTAGCAACACCTCTACTATACTACCCCATGAAAAAAATATTATCCATTATTATCCCCGTTTATAATGAAGAAGCAACCATCCACACTCTATTGGACAAAATAAAACATGTAACATTGGACAATAACATTTCCAAATCGGTAATCATAATTGATGATTGTTCCAATGACAATACTGAAGATGTTGTTACTCATTACATAAAATCCAACAAAGAATTACCCATAACTTATTTAAAACATCAAAAAAATAAAGGAAAGGGAGCAGCTATTCGCACAGGTATTTCAAATGCCAATGGAGATTATATCGTCATTCAAGATGCAGATTTGGAATATGACCCAAATGAATTCAACAATTTACTAAAACCCATAATTTCCGGGTATGCAGATGTTGTTTATGGGTCAAGGTTTATGGGTGGAAATCCTCATAGAGTTTTATTTTTTTGGCATTCCATTGGAAATAAATTTCTTACTTTTCTATCTAACGCTTTCACTAATTTAAATTTAACAGATATGGAAACCTGTTATAAATTATTTAAAGCAGATATCTTAAAAACAATAGACCTTAAAGAAACTAGATTTGGTTTTGAACCTGAAGTTACCGCTAAAATAGCAAGAATTCCGAATATTAGAATCTACGAAATTGGCATATCATACTATGGTAGAACATATGCAGAAGGAAAAAAAATCAATTGGAAAGACGGATTTAGAGCCCTGTGGTGTATCTTTAAGTACAACATTTTTAAATGATAAACACACTTATATCAAATAGTTATTTCAAGTTTTCACCTCTACTTTTCTTGTATATCATTATTTGTTACGTAAAACAACAAAATGTACTTGTTGGAGATGAGGGAAGATATTTGGAATATGCCAATAATCTCCTTAATGGGTTTTATATAGGTTCCCAACAAAACGAATATATGTTTTTATGGAATGGGCCTGGCTATCCAATCTTTTT
Coding sequences within it:
- a CDS encoding GNAT family N-acetyltransferase, which codes for MIQIREATKEDIPFITALFRDTIQNINRKDYSEKQIEIWASGANDIEKWEERIDSLYFIVAELDDTITGFAYLKNGNYLDGLFVHKDYQRQGIASKLLRVMESYAIGEGFEEMRSDVSKTALPFFENHYFDVIKKQKKPFKGIVFQNYLVSKAL
- a CDS encoding DUF2809 domain-containing protein, with the translated sequence MILNFNLKYFIGFITLLAIETLIATYLSTGFIRHTFGDFLVVILLYCLVRSFTKLAIFPTAILVLAVSYIIEILQAFHLLKLLNLEHSTFAKLILGNTFNYTDLMAYSLGIITVIIVEFKLLTNE
- a CDS encoding SDR family oxidoreductase; this translates as MAKTVLITGGASGLGYELALLFAKDTYNLVLVDINADNLKQAKETLEKKYNANVRVMLKDLSQVNISEEIVAELGDTAIDVLVNNAGFGLFGTFATTDWDREAKMLNLHVVTTTHLTKLILKGMVARGSGKILNLSSLAGFQPGPLMSLYYATKGYILSFSEAIANELKGTGVTVTALCPGPTKTSFQQVVSEGTSENKITFNMATAKDVAAYGYKAMNKGKSVAIPGGFNKFLATLPRIMPRKLATSIVRNIQEKNRAD
- a CDS encoding DUF1361 domain-containing protein; this encodes MNNIKYLLFSRFKIMVLPIVAATLSIILLMVRMKLTYSFYFLFLVWNLFLAIVPFAISTYMRSLNQLKKFGTLIGFGIWLLFVPNAPYIITDLFHLKNSSHDILWLDVLVVSSFALTGVLLFFLSLLDIELIMKRYWQSKTISILMLPLFFVISFGMYLGRYLRFNSWEVLQHPLTIFNDIWSILIQPNQHLSAWTFTISFGIFLGIGYWLFKSIRNAN
- a CDS encoding transcriptional regulator, giving the protein MSIINNINKVFDHRIRLGIMSILMVNEYADFNTLKELLGATDGNLASHTKALEKSEYIKVEKQFIGRKPNTRYSVTKLGRAEFQKHIEALEKLINKQ
- the creD gene encoding cell envelope integrity protein CreD → MEQLQKPQPNKFGNWLKTSITARMLMVGFLVLILLIPLSFIESLIFERSMRQQDVVNEINDKWGNHVMIYGPILKLPYKTYSETKTFNEQTKTYFTETTSEIKYAYIFPESLSSDVDVDSKSLKRNNYESAVYTANMDFNGNFPIPNLKIKDIKDEDILWNKATILIKTSNLKGIKNEMSLKLKDSTYSFETNFKSNSRNNTQLDELESGFLKETDVPKSANTNFSFHMTFNGSQNIQLIPIGKTTTMHMTSNWANPSFIGNFLPNDETKTITDEGFEADWKILHINRAFSQQYLKNIPDLQEFAFGTKFIVMVDEYQKSERSAKYGFLVIGLTFLIFFLIQTMSNIHIHPFQYLMIGLALTMFYTLLVSISEHSNFLKAYLVAGISVVTLITLYSKSILKTFKFPIFIGLSLTALYTFIYVIIQLENYALLVGSIGLFIILATVMFVSRKIDWNNG
- the kdsA gene encoding 3-deoxy-8-phosphooctulonate synthase — protein: MKLSDVPKIKHTSSNNFFLLAGPCAIEGEDMAMRIAEKVVDITNKLEIPYVFKGSFKKANRSRIDSFTGIGDEKALKILQKVSKEFDIPTVTDIHEISDAAKAAEYVDVLQIPAFLVRQTDLVVAAAETGKVVNLKKGQFMSPEAMKHAVQKVKDSGSDKAWITDRGTMFGYQDMIVDFRGIPTMKQYAPVVLDVTHSLQQPNQTAGVTGGRPDMIETIARAGVVNNVDGLFIETHFDPANAKSDGANMLHLDNLENLLTNLVAIRKTINSL
- a CDS encoding glycosyltransferase family 2 protein yields the protein MKKILSIIIPVYNEEATIHTLLDKIKHVTLDNNISKSVIIIDDCSNDNTEDVVTHYIKSNKELPITYLKHQKNKGKGAAIRTGISNANGDYIVIQDADLEYDPNEFNNLLKPIISGYADVVYGSRFMGGNPHRVLFFWHSIGNKFLTFLSNAFTNLNLTDMETCYKLFKADILKTIDLKETRFGFEPEVTAKIARIPNIRIYEIGISYYGRTYAEGKKINWKDGFRALWCIFKYNIFK